In Halobaculum rubrum, the following are encoded in one genomic region:
- a CDS encoding translation initiation factor IF-2 subunit beta, whose amino-acid sequence MNYADALDRAYDELPDTPADAGERLQVPDPEGQTDGAFTRLTNLSDIADALSRDAEHLHSAIQRQLGTNGQFEDGVARYNGSFSIADFDAAIDEYVAEFVTCSECGLPDTVLKTEDGVRMLRCQACGAFRPVQKRSSAASQRSQAPDIEEGKTYELEITGTGRKGDGVAEKGEFTIFVSGAQEGQTVQAYVHNISGNLAFARPT is encoded by the coding sequence ATGAACTACGCCGACGCGCTCGACAGAGCCTACGACGAGTTGCCGGACACGCCCGCCGACGCGGGCGAGCGCCTCCAGGTTCCCGACCCCGAGGGACAGACCGACGGGGCGTTCACCCGCCTGACGAACCTCTCGGACATCGCCGACGCGCTCTCGCGCGACGCCGAGCACCTCCACAGCGCCATCCAGCGCCAGCTCGGGACCAACGGGCAGTTCGAGGACGGCGTCGCCCGGTACAACGGCTCGTTCTCCATCGCCGACTTCGACGCCGCCATCGACGAGTACGTCGCCGAGTTCGTCACCTGCTCGGAGTGCGGGCTCCCCGACACCGTCCTCAAGACCGAGGACGGCGTCCGGATGCTGCGCTGTCAGGCGTGCGGGGCGTTCCGCCCGGTTCAGAAGCGCTCGTCGGCCGCCAGCCAGCGCTCGCAGGCCCCCGACATCGAGGAGGGCAAGACGTACGAGCTGGAGATCACCGGCACCGGCCGCAAGGGCGACGGCGTCGCGGAAAAAGGGGAGTTCACCATCTTCGTCTCCGGCGCGCAGGAGGGCCAGACGGTTCAGGCGTACGTCCACAACATCTCGGGCAACCTCGCGTTCGCCCGCCCGACGTAA
- a CDS encoding DUF4397 domain-containing protein, with protein MRDPPIKTLAVAFVMILAGSVVVSGAALGGLAGAAPAAMQQATDGPSTQETSYLRVVHASADAPAVDVALDNETILSGVELGEASDYLEVAAGEHRLTITAADSGDVVYDANVSVEPRSVTTIAASGEVSENASQSFAPLFIRDDALQPAEGEAAVAVAHFSPDAPTVDVTVEGTDTVIADNVSYAGVSDYMTVPAGEYTLEIREATADNNGSVVTTVDVSLENGSAYTAYAVGYLDAENASGPGFQLSLAEDATTSVTLPSDADGGNETEMPANETETPMSTELPEDTESANETETGASATETESPA; from the coding sequence ATGCGCGATCCACCAATCAAGACACTCGCGGTAGCGTTCGTGATGATCCTCGCCGGGAGCGTGGTCGTCAGCGGGGCGGCCCTCGGCGGGCTGGCCGGGGCGGCACCGGCAGCCATGCAACAAGCGACCGACGGGCCGTCGACGCAGGAGACCTCGTACCTCCGCGTCGTCCACGCGTCGGCCGACGCGCCCGCCGTCGACGTCGCGCTCGATAACGAGACGATCCTGAGCGGCGTCGAGCTCGGCGAGGCGTCCGACTACCTCGAGGTCGCCGCCGGGGAGCACAGGCTGACGATCACCGCCGCCGACTCCGGCGACGTCGTGTACGACGCGAACGTCAGCGTCGAGCCGCGGTCGGTGACGACGATCGCCGCCAGCGGCGAGGTGAGCGAGAACGCGAGCCAGTCGTTCGCGCCGCTGTTCATCCGCGACGACGCGCTCCAGCCCGCGGAGGGTGAAGCGGCCGTCGCCGTCGCGCACTTCTCGCCGGACGCGCCGACCGTCGACGTCACCGTCGAAGGAACTGACACGGTCATCGCCGACAACGTCTCCTACGCCGGCGTGTCCGACTACATGACGGTTCCCGCGGGCGAGTACACGCTCGAGATCCGCGAGGCGACCGCGGACAACAACGGAAGCGTGGTCACCACCGTCGACGTGTCGCTAGAGAACGGCTCGGCGTACACCGCGTACGCGGTCGGGTATCTCGACGCGGAGAACGCCAGCGGACCGGGCTTCCAGCTCTCGCTCGCGGAGGACGCGACCACGTCGGTGACGCTCCCGAGCGACGCTGACGGCGGCAACGAAACCGAGATGCCCGCGAACGAAACCGAGACGCCGATGAGCACCGAGCTGCCGGAGGACACGGAGTCGGCGAACGAAACCGAGACGGGGGCGTCGGCGACCGAGACCGAATCGCCGGCGTAA
- a CDS encoding redox-regulated ATPase YchF, with protein sequence MSYTIGLVGKPSVGKSSFFNAATMNDVPEGAYPFTTIDPSVGEAYVGVDCPAPEFKETCEPNHGFCRDDTRFVPVKLVDVAGLIPGAHEGNGLGNQFLSDLNEADVLVHVVDFSGETDIEGEPTEGHDPREDIDFLENELDQWYLDILEKGIEKFESMYQGPNPGDEVGLEEVLAEQLSAFRTNKDEIKQVVLSLDLELDPETWDDGDRFDLAREIRKRTKPMVIAANKMDTPAARENYDEITTDPEYEHLTVVPASAHAEGSLKKADRAGVVDYTQGDADFEIVGDVSDEQAQGLETIREFVTEYGGTGVQSVIEAALFDELDAKAVFPGSASGTWSKGPFRDCFVLPGYATAEDFAYTLHSDIGDGFLHGIDCRSGRQVGADTVLDHRDVVEVITTG encoded by the coding sequence ATGAGCTACACGATCGGTCTCGTCGGGAAGCCGTCCGTCGGGAAATCGAGCTTCTTCAACGCCGCGACGATGAACGACGTACCCGAGGGCGCATATCCCTTCACGACGATCGACCCCAGCGTCGGCGAGGCGTACGTCGGCGTCGACTGTCCGGCTCCCGAGTTCAAGGAGACGTGCGAGCCCAACCACGGCTTCTGTCGCGACGACACCCGGTTCGTCCCCGTCAAGCTGGTCGACGTGGCCGGACTCATCCCGGGCGCACACGAGGGGAACGGCCTCGGCAACCAGTTCCTCTCGGATCTGAACGAGGCGGACGTGCTCGTCCACGTCGTCGACTTCTCCGGCGAGACGGACATCGAGGGCGAGCCCACCGAGGGCCACGATCCACGCGAGGACATCGACTTCCTCGAGAACGAACTCGACCAGTGGTACCTCGACATCCTGGAGAAGGGCATCGAGAAGTTCGAGTCGATGTATCAGGGACCGAACCCCGGCGACGAGGTCGGTCTCGAGGAAGTCCTCGCCGAGCAGCTGAGCGCGTTCCGCACGAACAAAGACGAGATCAAGCAGGTCGTCCTCTCGCTGGATCTGGAACTGGACCCCGAGACGTGGGACGACGGGGACCGCTTCGACCTCGCCCGGGAGATCCGCAAGCGCACGAAGCCGATGGTGATCGCGGCGAACAAGATGGACACGCCGGCGGCCCGCGAGAACTACGACGAGATCACGACCGATCCCGAGTACGAGCACCTCACCGTCGTTCCCGCCAGCGCTCACGCCGAGGGATCGCTGAAAAAGGCGGACAGGGCCGGCGTCGTCGACTACACCCAGGGCGACGCGGACTTCGAGATCGTCGGCGACGTGAGCGACGAGCAGGCGCAGGGGCTGGAGACCATCCGCGAGTTCGTGACCGAGTACGGCGGCACGGGTGTCCAGTCGGTGATCGAGGCGGCGCTGTTCGACGAGCTCGACGCGAAGGCCGTCTTCCCCGGGAGCGCGAGCGGCACCTGGAGCAAGGGCCCGTTCCGGGACTGTTTCGTGCTCCCCGGCTACGCCACCGCCGAGGACTTCGCGTACACGCTGCACTCGGACATCGGCGACGGCTTCCTCCACGGGATCGACTGTCGGAGCGGCAGGCAGGTGGGCGCCGACACCGTCCTCGACCATCGCGACGTGGTCGAGGTCATCACGACCGGGTAG
- a CDS encoding DUF4397 domain-containing protein codes for MTRRTLSRRQLTAALGAAVGVGLAGCGGATNNSTNATDEPVGTVEAVTDEGTPGETEAETEGMTGTPEPPETTDEPAAAVADGMAVTRIAHLAPDAPNVDVSVGGTEILTDVTFGTVSDYYVLEPSTYAVTVTAAGEDEAVFEEEIQFDNGAVTVGAFGEVSGQNREFSVTSLEDRVEPPADDTAAVRVVHASPDAPPVTVGVADGDTLFEGVAFGEASDYAEVPAGSYSLEIAAAEEAEAGTETGTEAGTENGTATGTENGTATGTAASTGTGSTATVTPGDSGPVATVDVSLAGGTVSSAFATGYLTPDGEAADIPFELLLTVDAGAAATGTGTPDEAENGTESGTDTGTGTEGSA; via the coding sequence ATGACCCGACGAACGCTATCACGACGACAACTCACAGCGGCGCTCGGCGCGGCGGTCGGCGTCGGCCTCGCCGGCTGTGGCGGGGCGACGAACAACAGCACCAACGCGACCGACGAACCGGTCGGCACGGTCGAGGCGGTGACCGACGAGGGGACGCCGGGGGAAACGGAGGCCGAGACCGAAGGGATGACCGGAACACCGGAACCGCCGGAAACGACCGACGAACCGGCGGCCGCAGTCGCCGACGGCATGGCGGTCACCCGCATCGCGCACCTCGCGCCGGACGCGCCGAACGTCGACGTGTCCGTCGGCGGCACGGAGATACTCACGGACGTCACCTTCGGGACGGTGAGCGACTACTACGTCCTGGAGCCGAGCACGTACGCGGTGACCGTGACCGCCGCCGGCGAGGACGAGGCGGTGTTCGAGGAGGAGATCCAGTTCGACAACGGCGCGGTCACCGTGGGCGCCTTCGGGGAGGTGTCCGGCCAGAACCGGGAGTTCTCGGTGACCTCGCTGGAGGACCGGGTCGAGCCGCCCGCCGACGACACCGCCGCGGTGCGCGTGGTGCACGCCTCGCCGGACGCGCCGCCGGTCACCGTCGGCGTTGCGGACGGGGACACGCTCTTCGAGGGCGTCGCGTTCGGCGAAGCCAGCGACTACGCGGAGGTACCCGCGGGATCGTACTCCCTCGAGATCGCCGCCGCCGAGGAAGCCGAGGCGGGGACCGAGACCGGTACCGAGGCGGGGACCGAGAACGGCACTGCGACGGGCACCGAGAACGGTACCGCGACCGGCACGGCCGCGAGCACCGGGACAGGATCCACAGCCACCGTCACGCCGGGCGACTCCGGACCCGTCGCGACCGTCGACGTCTCGCTGGCCGGCGGGACGGTGTCGTCGGCGTTCGCGACCGGGTATCTCACTCCGGACGGTGAGGCGGCCGACATCCCGTTCGAGCTACTGCTCACGGTCGACGCCGGCGCCGCCGCGACGGGGACCGGGACGCCAGACGAGGCGGAGAACGGAACGGAGAGCGGAACCGACACCGGAACGGGCACCGAAGGATCCGCCTGA